The Noviherbaspirillum saxi genome includes a window with the following:
- a CDS encoding D-hexose-6-phosphate mutarotase: MLTLYEYTQQPRFWVARDEHGYWLVPARDNGWQERSPFVGHVTALREVADLGGIDLGIPADGFTETLQQLPGLSLSNELGEQAFVTAQGAQVVSWKTADGKERMYLSAATGGMTASDMSVPAAAIRAGIPVCFPQFSDRGTIVKHGFVRNMPWTLAEGRTPAAVTMFIDDDAMTRAIWPHAFHAEVGVTLEPGRLIVSLSALNRSDQPWQFTAALHTYLRVDDVRQASLEGLQQVRYQDATAANVVVLQEDPAVRIGAELDRVYMSPPKKLMLLENGVPSLQIEQEGFADTVVWNPGPLKAAALSDFPDEGWLHMLCVEAACVIEPVVLQPGQGWTGRQLLSVPVA; the protein is encoded by the coding sequence ATGCTTACTCTCTACGAATACACGCAGCAGCCGCGCTTCTGGGTCGCGCGGGATGAACATGGCTACTGGCTGGTGCCGGCGCGCGACAATGGGTGGCAGGAACGCAGCCCTTTCGTCGGCCATGTGACCGCGCTGCGCGAAGTCGCTGACCTCGGCGGCATCGATCTCGGCATTCCGGCAGACGGCTTCACTGAAACCTTGCAGCAATTGCCCGGACTGTCGCTGTCCAACGAACTCGGCGAACAGGCATTCGTCACTGCCCAAGGCGCCCAGGTCGTCTCCTGGAAAACGGCCGACGGCAAGGAACGCATGTACCTGTCCGCCGCCACCGGCGGCATGACAGCGTCCGACATGAGCGTGCCTGCAGCCGCGATACGCGCCGGCATTCCAGTCTGCTTCCCGCAGTTTTCGGATCGCGGAACCATCGTCAAGCATGGCTTTGTGCGCAATATGCCGTGGACGCTGGCGGAAGGGCGAACGCCGGCAGCGGTGACCATGTTCATCGACGACGATGCGATGACGCGCGCGATCTGGCCGCATGCCTTCCATGCGGAAGTCGGCGTGACGCTGGAACCCGGCCGCCTGATCGTGTCGCTATCCGCGCTCAACCGCAGCGACCAGCCATGGCAATTTACCGCGGCGCTGCATACCTACCTGCGGGTGGACGATGTGCGCCAGGCCAGCCTGGAAGGTTTGCAGCAGGTGCGCTATCAGGACGCGACCGCAGCCAATGTCGTGGTGCTCCAGGAAGATCCGGCGGTGAGGATAGGCGCGGAACTGGACCGGGTTTATATGTCGCCACCCAAAAAGCTCATGCTGCTTGAAAACGGCGTGCCGTCGCTCCAGATCGAGCAGGAAGGCTTTGCAGACACGGTGGTCTGGAATCCGGGACCGCTCAAGGCGGCCGCGCTGAGCGATTTTCCAGACGAGGGCTGGCTCCATATGTTGTGCGTGGAAGCGGCTTGCGTGATCGAACCAGTGGTATTGCAGCCTGGACAAGGCTGGACCGGTCGGCAACTTCTGAGCGTGCCGGTCGCCTGA
- a CDS encoding carboxymuconolactone decarboxylase family protein codes for MSSIRLPYQTLSPEAYRAFAGVNAALEQSPLGKPLIDLVFLRISQINGCAYCVDMHARDLIRQGEDFQRINSLVTWRETTFYSARERAVLAWTEAVTLIADSHMPDALFEALSSEFSEREIADLGFAIAVMNGWNRMAISFRQPVKKVALHA; via the coding sequence ATGTCAAGCATTCGCCTTCCCTACCAAACGCTTTCTCCCGAGGCCTACCGCGCGTTCGCTGGGGTCAACGCGGCACTCGAGCAGTCACCCCTTGGCAAGCCACTGATTGACCTGGTGTTCCTGCGCATATCGCAAATCAACGGCTGCGCCTATTGCGTGGACATGCATGCACGCGACCTGATACGGCAGGGAGAAGATTTTCAGCGGATCAATAGCCTGGTCACGTGGCGCGAAACCACTTTTTACAGCGCACGCGAACGTGCCGTCCTGGCATGGACCGAAGCGGTGACGCTGATCGCCGACAGTCACATGCCGGATGCGCTGTTTGAAGCGCTCAGTTCGGAATTCTCCGAGCGCGAAATTGCGGATCTGGGTTTTGCGATTGCAGTCATGAACGGCTGGAACCGGATGGCGATCAGTTTCCGGCAGCCGGTGAAGAAAGTCGCATTGCATGCCTGA
- a CDS encoding DMT family transporter, with amino-acid sequence MNSFLYVLTVLIWGSTWIAIKWQLGVVPAPVSIAFRFWIAAVVLLLILAVLRKPVRPPRAAWRYLLAQGAALFCCNFLCFYYASQWVPSGLVAVVFSTAPLWNSINGRLFLGRTIQPQVIVGALLGLTGIVMLFLPQMSGHWGEATMLQGLGLALLGTLFFSTGNLLSSKMQSLGLTPWLTNTWAMFFGAAILTVIGLLLGLPFVIDPSPRYIGSLLYLAIPGSVIGFTAYLLLVGRLGPEKAAYCTVLFPVVALTISTFYEGYQWSLLAFAGLACVLGGNLLAFLPVRQRRPAAA; translated from the coding sequence ATGAATTCCTTTCTTTACGTACTGACCGTGCTGATCTGGGGCTCGACCTGGATTGCCATCAAGTGGCAGCTTGGTGTCGTTCCTGCGCCGGTGTCGATCGCTTTCCGGTTCTGGATTGCGGCAGTTGTGCTGCTATTGATCCTGGCCGTTCTGCGCAAGCCGGTGCGACCGCCGCGTGCGGCATGGCGTTATCTGCTGGCGCAGGGCGCGGCGCTGTTCTGCTGTAACTTCCTCTGTTTTTACTATGCCAGCCAATGGGTGCCCAGCGGTCTGGTGGCGGTCGTGTTTTCTACCGCGCCACTATGGAATTCAATCAATGGGCGACTCTTTCTGGGCCGCACCATCCAGCCGCAAGTCATCGTCGGTGCGCTGCTCGGTCTGACGGGAATCGTCATGCTTTTCTTGCCGCAGATGAGCGGACATTGGGGCGAGGCGACGATGCTGCAGGGACTAGGACTTGCCTTGCTCGGCACCTTGTTTTTCTCGACCGGCAATCTGCTGTCGAGCAAGATGCAGTCGTTGGGATTGACACCATGGCTGACCAATACCTGGGCCATGTTTTTCGGTGCGGCGATTCTGACCGTGATCGGCTTGCTGCTCGGTCTGCCGTTTGTGATCGACCCCAGCCCGCGCTATATCGGGTCGCTGCTGTATCTGGCGATTCCGGGATCGGTGATCGGTTTTACCGCTTACCTGTTGCTGGTCGGGCGGCTCGGTCCCGAGAAGGCAGCGTATTGCACGGTGCTGTTCCCGGTGGTGGCGCTGACGATCTCGACCTTTTACGAAGGCTATCAGTGGAGTCTGCTCGCGTTTGCCGGACTGGCTTGCGTCCTGGGCGGCAACCTGTTGGCATTCCTGCCGGTACGGCAGCGTCGTCCCGCGGCCGCCTAG
- a CDS encoding helix-turn-helix transcriptional regulator: protein MHASSNIPADLPPDSGGITHAVFNTLRGTNAELERFAWLGDDLAVAIWTRETDEEETAYIRPGHHTLSYYLGGGYRTERNELPGVFGSPGRLCTLPDEHESRWLVRDRLRFLHVYFLPEHFTRRAVVELDREPRELTLADRTYFEHAHIAQLCAGLEKMSWQGPDALLRVNETTHEALSHLLHSQGALRRDPVLKGGLAPAIRRRMADYIEASLDQQITLGMLAAIACMSEYHLARMFRISFGMPPYAWIAARRIDRARELLKTSTLPLQHIADACGYADLSHFSHRFRDSVGASPRQFRSAFRD, encoded by the coding sequence ATGCACGCTTCCTCCAACATCCCTGCCGACCTACCACCTGATTCAGGCGGCATCACCCATGCGGTGTTTAATACGCTGCGGGGAACCAATGCCGAACTGGAACGTTTTGCCTGGCTCGGCGACGATCTGGCCGTAGCGATCTGGACGCGCGAAACCGATGAAGAGGAAACCGCCTATATTCGGCCGGGCCATCACACGCTGTCGTATTACCTCGGCGGCGGCTACCGTACCGAACGCAATGAATTGCCCGGCGTTTTCGGCAGTCCCGGACGGCTGTGCACGCTGCCCGACGAACACGAATCGCGCTGGCTGGTGCGCGACAGGCTGCGCTTTTTGCATGTCTATTTTCTGCCCGAGCATTTCACCCGGCGCGCGGTGGTGGAACTCGACCGAGAACCGCGCGAACTCACGCTCGCCGACCGTACCTATTTCGAACACGCGCACATCGCGCAACTGTGCGCGGGCCTTGAAAAAATGTCGTGGCAAGGCCCGGATGCGCTGCTGCGCGTCAATGAAACCACGCATGAAGCGCTCAGTCATCTGTTGCACTCACAGGGTGCACTGCGACGCGATCCGGTATTGAAAGGCGGTCTCGCTCCCGCGATTCGGCGGCGTATGGCCGACTATATCGAGGCAAGTCTCGACCAGCAGATCACGCTTGGCATGCTCGCAGCGATTGCCTGCATGTCGGAATATCATCTCGCACGCATGTTTCGCATTTCATTCGGCATGCCGCCATATGCATGGATCGCGGCGCGCCGCATCGACCGCGCGCGCGAGCTTCTCAAAACTTCGACGCTACCGCTGCAGCACATCGCCGATGCCTGCGGCTACGCCGACCTCAGCCACTTCAGCCATCGTTTTCGCGACAGTGTCGGCGCATCGCCGCGCCAGTTTCGCAGCGCATTCCGGGATTAA
- a CDS encoding alpha/beta fold hydrolase has product MHHSIQHTIGAPSTGRRNTWLIAGAAALAASAFFVRQRTRQAELENPPIGEFLQIDGVRLHYVDRGQGQPVVLLHGNGSMIQDFETSGLIDLASKNYRVITFDRPGYGYSERPRTTLWTPQAQARLLHRALLQLGIENPVIVGHSWGTLVALSLALEQPDYVKGLVLLSGYYYPTARMDVPLASPPAIPVIGDLMRFTISPLLGRAIWPAIMLHRIFGPAPVPERFKADYPVWMALRPSQLRASAAEAVLMIPAAYSLRDRYHELTMPVVIMAGDSDRHVDTHGQSEQLHGELPHSTLHITTEAGHMVHHLAPEEVMAAIDQAATAVGAELRGQGTHVFPAPAQLN; this is encoded by the coding sequence ATGCATCATTCCATCCAGCATACAATCGGTGCGCCGTCGACCGGACGCCGCAATACCTGGCTGATCGCCGGTGCTGCCGCACTCGCGGCGTCTGCATTTTTCGTCCGGCAGCGCACTCGACAGGCAGAGCTGGAAAATCCGCCGATAGGAGAATTTTTGCAGATCGATGGCGTGCGCCTGCATTATGTCGATCGCGGGCAGGGACAGCCGGTCGTGCTATTGCACGGCAACGGCAGCATGATTCAGGATTTCGAAACCAGCGGTCTGATCGACCTCGCGTCGAAAAATTATCGTGTCATTACCTTCGACCGCCCGGGCTATGGATACAGCGAAAGACCGCGCACCACTCTCTGGACACCGCAAGCCCAGGCGCGCCTGCTGCATCGCGCATTACTGCAACTGGGCATTGAGAATCCCGTCATCGTCGGTCATTCCTGGGGCACGCTGGTCGCCTTGTCACTGGCGCTGGAGCAGCCCGACTATGTGAAGGGGCTGGTATTGCTGTCGGGTTATTACTATCCGACCGCGCGCATGGATGTCCCGCTGGCATCGCCGCCAGCCATACCCGTCATCGGCGACCTGATGCGATTCACCATATCGCCTTTGCTTGGCCGCGCGATCTGGCCGGCAATAATGCTGCACCGGATTTTCGGTCCGGCGCCGGTGCCGGAGCGTTTCAAGGCCGATTACCCGGTATGGATGGCGCTGCGTCCGTCGCAACTGCGCGCGAGTGCCGCCGAAGCCGTGCTCATGATTCCAGCCGCGTATTCGCTGCGCGATCGTTATCATGAGCTGACCATGCCGGTTGTCATCATGGCAGGCGATAGCGACCGCCATGTCGATACCCATGGCCAATCCGAACAGTTGCATGGCGAACTGCCGCACAGCACGCTGCATATCACGACCGAGGCCGGGCATATGGTGCATCATCTCGCGCCCGAGGAAGTCATGGCGGCAATCGACCAGGCGGCCACGGCCGTCGGTGCAGAGTTGCGCGGGCAGGGGACGCATGTATTCCCCGCGCCGGCACAGCTGAATTAG
- a CDS encoding amino acid ABC transporter ATP-binding protein has protein sequence MNPGAAIELAGVSKWFSNFQVLTDVSLTVARGERIVVCGPSGSGKSTMIRCINRLEQHQSGRIIVDGTELTGDIGRIDTVRREVGMVFQQFNLFPHLTVLENCMLAPVFVKGIPRGEAEHIAMQYLLRVRIPEHAHKYPRELSGGQQQRVAIARALCMMPKIMLFDEPTSALDPEMVKEVLDTMLALADEGMTMICVTHEMGFARQAADRVVFMDGGRIVEMNTPAEFFDHPQHERARHFLGQILH, from the coding sequence ATGAATCCCGGCGCGGCGATCGAGCTGGCGGGCGTCAGCAAATGGTTCAGTAATTTCCAGGTATTGACAGACGTCAGCCTGACCGTCGCGCGCGGCGAGCGCATCGTCGTCTGCGGGCCATCCGGCTCCGGCAAGTCGACGATGATCCGATGCATCAACCGGCTGGAACAACACCAGTCCGGCCGCATTATCGTTGACGGAACCGAACTGACCGGCGATATCGGCCGCATCGATACGGTACGACGCGAAGTCGGCATGGTGTTCCAGCAGTTCAACCTGTTTCCGCATTTGACCGTGCTGGAAAACTGCATGCTCGCGCCGGTCTTCGTCAAGGGTATCCCGCGCGGCGAAGCGGAGCACATCGCGATGCAGTACCTCCTGCGCGTGCGCATTCCCGAGCATGCGCACAAGTACCCGCGCGAACTGTCCGGCGGCCAGCAGCAGCGCGTCGCGATCGCCCGCGCATTGTGCATGATGCCGAAGATCATGCTGTTCGACGAGCCGACCTCGGCGCTCGATCCGGAAATGGTGAAGGAAGTGCTCGACACCATGCTGGCGCTGGCCGACGAAGGCATGACGATGATCTGCGTCACGCATGAAATGGGTTTCGCGCGGCAAGCAGCCGACCGCGTGGTATTCATGGACGGGGGCCGCATTGTCGAGATGAACACGCCGGCGGAATTCTTCGATCATCCGCAGCACGAACGCGCGCGGCACTTTCTCGGCCAGATACTGCATTGA
- a CDS encoding gamma-glutamyl-gamma-aminobutyrate hydrolase family protein has protein sequence MDIGLKHAPASRNRPVVGVLSNAIMDGTLPAQSVDHKYLDALMQVADVAVVIIPALNPHRHLSEDILQSLDGVMLTGAVSNVHPRHFDPDADEHRHLPFDQERDNAALELISHALAYDVPLLAICRGMQELNVSRGGTLTPDIHSDDKFFCHDAWDKSDPPHVLYAPSHAVTIADGGILGGVLGAGTRQVNSLHVQAIDRLGDGLMIEAVAQDGTVEAVSIPDKRFALGVQWHPEFMASDNDVSRRIFQAFGAAARSYQMFKAMEPTR, from the coding sequence ATGGATATCGGACTCAAGCACGCGCCTGCGTCGCGCAACCGGCCGGTCGTCGGCGTGCTGTCGAACGCCATCATGGATGGCACATTGCCGGCGCAATCGGTCGATCACAAATACCTCGATGCACTGATGCAGGTTGCCGATGTTGCGGTCGTGATCATCCCGGCGCTCAATCCGCACAGGCATCTGTCCGAAGACATCCTGCAATCGCTCGACGGCGTGATGCTGACCGGCGCGGTATCGAATGTGCACCCGCGGCATTTCGATCCGGACGCCGACGAACATCGCCATCTGCCGTTCGACCAGGAGCGCGATAACGCCGCGCTCGAACTGATCAGCCATGCGCTCGCGTATGACGTGCCTTTGCTGGCGATCTGCCGCGGCATGCAGGAATTGAATGTCAGCCGCGGCGGCACATTGACCCCGGACATCCATAGCGACGACAAGTTCTTCTGCCATGATGCATGGGACAAGAGCGACCCGCCGCATGTGCTGTATGCGCCATCGCATGCGGTCACCATTGCCGATGGCGGCATCCTCGGTGGCGTGCTCGGCGCCGGCACGCGCCAGGTGAATTCCCTGCATGTGCAGGCGATCGATCGTCTCGGCGATGGCCTGATGATCGAGGCAGTCGCGCAGGATGGTACGGTCGAGGCGGTCAGCATCCCGGACAAGCGCTTTGCGCTCGGCGTGCAATGGCATCCGGAATTCATGGCTTCCGACAATGACGTGTCGCGCCGGATCTTCCAGGCGTTCGGCGCAGCGGCACGCAGCTATCAGATGTTCAAGGCGATGGAGCCGACGCGATGA
- a CDS encoding PaaI family thioesterase: MESSKNLTHFNKIGEGYLPGLLGIEVTEVGQGFLHAELTVQRSHLAPNGYLHAGSVVTLADTACGYACVAHLPEGAQNFTTIELKSNFLGTAREGVIDCEAKAVHLGRNTQVWDALVRHRDTGKLMATFRCTQMVLWPK, encoded by the coding sequence ATGGAGTCGTCGAAAAATCTCACGCATTTCAACAAGATAGGCGAAGGTTATCTTCCCGGTTTGCTGGGTATCGAAGTCACCGAGGTCGGGCAGGGTTTCCTGCATGCCGAACTGACGGTGCAGCGCTCGCATCTTGCGCCGAATGGCTATCTGCATGCAGGCAGCGTAGTGACGCTGGCTGATACCGCATGCGGCTATGCCTGCGTCGCCCATCTGCCTGAAGGTGCGCAAAACTTTACCACCATCGAACTCAAGAGCAATTTCCTTGGCACTGCGCGCGAAGGCGTGATCGACTGCGAAGCAAAGGCTGTGCATCTCGGCCGCAATACCCAGGTCTGGGATGCGCTGGTGCGTCATCGCGACACCGGCAAGCTGATGGCAACTTTCCGTTGCACGCAAATGGTGTTGTGGCCCAAGTAG
- a CDS encoding RNA polymerase sigma-70 factor: MQQRTRDFTDCRPKLFGIAYRMLGSRTDTEDVLQDAYLRWHAADVSEIRSGEAWLVTIVTRLCLDRLRHAKIEREAYIGPWLPEPLVTAEPQTPEAAAELASDVSVAFMLVLERLSPEERAVFLLHQVFDLDYPDIAEMLGKTQPACRQIVHRARERVQQERRRFVVSKDVHLRLLDRFMAAAKSGDRAQLSALFADDATLTADAGGKAVSVTNILHGADRIARLFHVVARRAGPHMAFRHATINGEPGLLRFIDGQLDSAMSFMTDGNRITALFTVRNPDKLKAIPAELQLVSD, encoded by the coding sequence ATGCAGCAACGCACCCGGGATTTCACTGACTGCCGACCCAAACTCTTCGGCATCGCCTACCGCATGCTGGGCTCGCGCACCGACACCGAAGACGTATTGCAGGATGCCTATCTGCGCTGGCATGCGGCTGACGTATCGGAGATCCGCAGCGGCGAAGCATGGCTGGTCACGATCGTCACCCGTCTTTGCCTGGACCGGTTGCGCCACGCAAAGATCGAACGGGAAGCGTATATCGGCCCCTGGCTGCCCGAGCCGCTCGTCACGGCCGAACCGCAGACGCCGGAAGCGGCGGCAGAACTTGCCAGCGACGTCTCGGTCGCGTTCATGCTGGTGCTTGAACGACTGTCCCCGGAAGAACGTGCGGTATTCCTGTTGCATCAGGTATTCGACCTCGACTATCCCGATATTGCCGAGATGTTGGGAAAAACGCAGCCGGCCTGCCGCCAGATCGTGCATCGTGCGCGCGAGCGGGTGCAGCAGGAAAGACGCCGATTTGTCGTCAGCAAGGATGTGCACCTGCGCCTGCTCGACCGCTTCATGGCGGCCGCGAAATCCGGCGATCGCGCGCAATTGAGCGCGCTGTTTGCCGACGACGCCACGCTGACTGCCGATGCCGGCGGCAAGGCCGTATCGGTTACCAATATTCTGCATGGTGCCGATCGCATTGCGCGGCTGTTTCACGTGGTGGCGCGCCGTGCCGGACCGCACATGGCATTCCGTCATGCGACGATCAACGGCGAACCGGGATTGCTGCGTTTCATCGACGGGCAGCTCGACTCGGCGATGTCCTTCATGACCGATGGCAATCGCATCACCGCGTTGTTCACGGTGCGCAATCCGGACAAACTCAAAGCGATTCCAGCGGAGCTGCAACTTGTGAGTGACTAA
- the hutC gene encoding histidine utilization repressor: MRVEADEGGEAERIPAFLHIKNYLLSEIHAGHWKEGDAIPSEQALAKQFGVSRMTVNRAVRALTDEQVLSRIQGSGTYVAQQKYQSTLVAIRSIADEVRMRGHVHRSELHLLERSKASDHMAPPFEVKVGHPLFHSVIVHFENEVPIQVEDRWVNPEVAPDYMHQDFSAITPNEYLMAAAPLQGVNYSIEALLAPRDIADMLQIQKEPCLVLKRRTLSKGQVASVVTMWHPGSRYQFAGSF, from the coding sequence TTGCGAGTGGAAGCAGACGAGGGCGGCGAAGCGGAACGGATACCGGCATTCCTGCATATCAAGAATTATTTGCTATCGGAAATTCATGCCGGACACTGGAAGGAAGGCGATGCAATCCCGTCCGAGCAAGCGCTCGCCAAGCAGTTCGGCGTCTCCCGGATGACGGTCAACCGGGCCGTGCGGGCATTGACCGACGAGCAAGTTCTTAGCCGCATCCAGGGATCGGGGACGTATGTGGCACAACAGAAGTACCAGTCGACACTGGTGGCCATCCGGAGCATCGCCGATGAAGTGCGCATGCGCGGCCATGTGCATCGCAGCGAACTGCATCTGCTGGAACGCAGCAAGGCATCCGACCATATGGCGCCGCCATTCGAAGTGAAGGTGGGTCATCCGCTGTTTCACTCGGTGATCGTGCATTTCGAGAACGAGGTACCGATCCAGGTCGAAGACCGCTGGGTCAATCCGGAGGTCGCGCCGGATTACATGCACCAGGATTTCTCAGCGATCACGCCGAATGAATATCTAATGGCGGCCGCGCCGCTGCAAGGCGTCAATTACAGTATCGAAGCCTTGCTCGCGCCGCGCGATATCGCCGACATGCTGCAGATACAGAAAGAGCCTTGCCTGGTGCTCAAGCGCCGTACGCTGTCGAAAGGGCAGGTGGCTTCGGTTGTGACGATGTGGCATCCGGGCAGCCGTTATCAGTTTGCCGGGAGTTTTTGA
- a CDS encoding DUF1653 domain-containing protein, translating to MAVPALTPGIYEHYKGKKYFVLGLSRNTETNEVCVVYRPLYETDWPQLVHRNAEMFFEQVTVDGKTMPRFRLLG from the coding sequence ATGGCTGTGCCCGCACTGACTCCCGGCATTTACGAGCATTACAAAGGCAAGAAATATTTCGTGCTCGGCCTGTCGCGCAATACGGAAACCAATGAAGTCTGCGTCGTGTACCGCCCCTTGTACGAGACCGACTGGCCGCAACTGGTACACCGTAATGCCGAGATGTTTTTCGAGCAGGTGACGGTAGACGGAAAAACCATGCCGCGCTTCCGCCTGCTCGGCTGA
- a CDS encoding alpha-ketoglutarate-dependent dioxygenase AlkB family protein, producing the protein MNDSFSLFDDAPALEPIPMVDADVRFMHGFYRTPQSQALMQALLAETPWRQESIVLWEKEYLQPRLSAWYGDAGSVYAYSGKRFHPLPWTDTLLAIKHDVEAATSQRFNSVLLNLYRDENDGVGWHSDAEQELGRLPVIASLSLGETRTFRLRHRTRKDITPVSIELTDGSLLLMAGETQRKWQHTITKERMPREARINLTFRTILVPA; encoded by the coding sequence ATGAACGACAGCTTTTCACTGTTTGACGACGCGCCGGCGCTCGAACCGATTCCTATGGTCGATGCGGATGTGAGGTTTATGCATGGGTTCTATCGCACGCCGCAATCGCAAGCCTTGATGCAAGCGCTGCTTGCAGAAACGCCATGGCGGCAGGAAAGCATTGTGTTGTGGGAAAAGGAATATCTGCAACCGCGCCTGTCTGCCTGGTATGGCGACGCGGGCAGCGTGTACGCCTATTCCGGAAAACGCTTTCATCCGTTGCCCTGGACAGATACGCTGCTGGCCATCAAGCATGATGTTGAAGCTGCAACGTCACAGCGGTTCAACAGTGTGCTGTTAAACCTGTATCGCGATGAAAACGATGGCGTCGGATGGCATAGCGACGCCGAGCAGGAACTCGGACGCTTGCCGGTGATCGCCTCGCTCAGCCTCGGGGAAACACGGACATTCCGCCTTCGTCACAGGACGCGCAAGGACATCACACCGGTGTCGATCGAACTGACCGACGGCAGCCTGCTGCTGATGGCAGGCGAGACGCAAAGAAAATGGCAGCATACGATCACAAAAGAACGCATGCCGCGAGAGGCGAGAATCAACCTGACTTTCCGGACGATTCTCGTTCCCGCTTAG
- a CDS encoding MarR family winged helix-turn-helix transcriptional regulator, which yields MYDQALKPSGLKITQFGILRVLTAFPGATTGAMAERMAMDSTTLTRTLKIIHDSGWIEVTPGEDRRERHWRVTKAGEEKLKQAVPLWKHVQKEFAQMVSDVDMDALTRTVFQLVKKAA from the coding sequence ATGTATGACCAGGCACTCAAGCCTTCCGGCTTGAAGATCACGCAGTTCGGCATCCTGCGCGTGCTTACCGCATTTCCCGGAGCGACCACCGGCGCAATGGCGGAACGGATGGCGATGGACAGCACCACGCTGACCCGCACGCTGAAGATCATTCACGACAGCGGCTGGATCGAGGTAACGCCGGGCGAAGACCGCCGTGAGCGTCACTGGCGCGTTACCAAGGCGGGCGAGGAAAAGCTCAAGCAGGCCGTGCCGCTATGGAAGCATGTACAAAAGGAATTTGCGCAAATGGTCAGCGACGTCGACATGGACGCACTGACGCGCACCGTATTTCAACTAGTGAAGAAAGCGGCATAG
- a CDS encoding SirB2 family protein: MSYLAVKHFHMTFVALSGILFLIRGLLMLADSPALQKRVLKIAPDVVDSLLLASAITMVVWSAQYPFVQNWLTAKVIALVAYIILGTVALKTGKTKAIRVTAFITALLIFAYIVKVALTRQVF; this comes from the coding sequence ATGAGCTATCTCGCCGTCAAGCACTTTCACATGACTTTCGTCGCCTTGAGCGGCATTCTTTTCCTGATTCGCGGCTTGCTGATGCTGGCCGATTCACCGGCGCTGCAAAAACGCGTATTGAAAATCGCACCGGATGTGGTCGATTCGCTGCTGCTGGCCAGCGCGATCACCATGGTGGTATGGAGTGCGCAATATCCTTTCGTGCAGAACTGGCTGACCGCAAAGGTCATCGCGCTCGTCGCCTATATCATCCTCGGCACCGTCGCGCTCAAGACCGGAAAGACCAAGGCGATTCGCGTTACCGCATTTATCACGGCCTTGCTGATTTTTGCGTACATCGTGAAAGTCGCGCTGACGCGGCAAGTTTTCTAA